ATACCTGACTGTATGAGTCTCTATGAGGAGCAGATACCTGACTGTATGAGTCTCTAAGAGGAGCAGATACCTGACTGTATGAGTCTCTATGAGGAGCAGATACCTGACTGTATGAGTCTCTATGAGAAGCAGATACCTGACGGTATGAGTCTCTATGAGAAGCAGATACCTGACTGTATGAGACTCTGTATAAAGAGTAGCTCACATACTTTCATTTACCTCAAACCCATTTGAAACCATGCAGAATAACGTTTAGAACAGAATGGGGCAATGTGGTGGCagaaaatatacactgagtgtacaaaacattaggaacaccttcctaatattgagttgcacctcctttTACCCTCAGATCAGCCACAATTTGTCAGGgcttggactctacaaggtgtcaaaagtgttccacagggatgctggcccatgttgactccaatgcttttgacagttgtgtcaagttggctggatgtcctttgtgtggtggaccattcttgatacacacgggaaactgttgagcgttaataacccagcagcattgcagttcttgacacactcaaactggtgtacctggcacctactaccataccccattcaaagacacttacatattttttcttgcccattcaccctctgaatggcacacatatccatgtctcaattgtctcaaggtttaaaaatccttctttaacctgtctcctccccttcatctacactgattgaaatggatttaacaagtgacttccataaaggatcatagctttcacctggattcacctggtcagtctatgtcatggaaagagctgttattcctaatgttttatacactcagtgtacatctaATACACTTTATAGCTGGACTGATATGAGGTCAATTGTGAATGTTCCTACTGTTCAGCTTAGCTAAACGTTTTACTGGAAGCCCTGTGTAGAGGAAGTAGAACTCTCATCCAGTCTATCATTAATAAAGATCTCATTTACTCCGGCTCCCAATACCTTCTCTCATCATTAAATCTCTGTGTATCACCCGGCCCAACCCGGAGGTGACAGGCTTAAGTAATCCACAGCCACAGTGCCATTTGCCTTGCTTCTCCACACCCGCTCTCTGAGAGGGTGATACTGTTTACAATTCCACATATTCAATTATCCCGCTGTATTTTCTCTATTCCCAGATATCCCCTGGGGTCAGTGTCGGGGTGGTAAAGAGCGATTTAGCGGTTGGTTTACACATATGATGATGGGGCCGTGGCAAATGTATCTTACATAATGTTATACAAGCCAGTCGGCCTGACTGACACCATGTTCGcctctttctcgctttctctctccgcttatcaaatcaaatcaaatgttatttgtcacatgcgtcgaatacaaccggtgtagacctcactgtgaaatacttacttacaagcccttaaccaacaatgctttaagaagttaagggaaaaaagtgttaagaaaaaaatgtataaataaaaaattgaaaataaaagtaacaaataatgaaacagcagcagtaaaataacaatagcgaggctatatacagggggtacggtacagagtcgatgtgcgggAGCAcctgttagtcgaggtaattgaggtaatatgtacacgtaggtagagttaaagtgactatgcatagataataaacagagagcagcagcagcgtaaaagaggggtcttggtagccctttgattagctgttcaggagttttatggcttgggggtagaagctgttaagaagccttttggatctagacttggcgctccggtaccgcttgccgtgcggtagcagatagaacagtctgactagggtgtctggagtctttgacaattttcagggccttcctctgacaccgcctggtatagaggtcctggatggcaggaagcttggccccagtgatgtaatgggccgtacacactaccctctgtagtgccttgcggtcagaggccgagcagttgccataccaggcagtgatgcaaccagtcaggatgcacttgatggtgcagctgtagaaccttttgaggatctgaggacccatgccaaatcttttcagtgtcctgagggggaataggctttgtcgtgccctcttcacgactgtcttagtgtttggaccatattagtttgttggtgatgtggacatcaaggaacttgaagctctcaacctgctccactgcagccctgtcaatgagaatttgcctgtagtccacaatcatcacgtttgtcttgatcacgttgagggagaggttgttgtcctggaaccacaggaccaggtctctgacctcctccctataggctgtctcatcattgttgatgatcaggcctaccactgttgtgtcatctgcaaacttgatgatggtgtttggAGTcgcacacctgaggggcccccgtgttgaggatcagcatggcggatgtgttgttattcTCTTTGTGTTACAGGGCCTCTATAAAGCTCAGCAGCTCTAGTAGGGTGGTTGTATTTGCTAGACAAACTTTCAGTGCACTGTGGGATTATGGATTATGTGAGAGCTGAAATAATTGTCCATGGGCAGGCTCTCCCATGGAAAGCACCAAACCAAGACTAGCAGCCGCCACACAGGAAAAGAGCTCACAGTAGATGACAAGAGTCTCCTCTAACAGGCCTGTTTCACCATTCAGATGTATATTATGTTTAGTCTTCTTATGCTAAACATTTCATTTGTGTTCATGTTGCTAACTACAAACATAGAATCCAGGTCCATCAGCATAGGCTAAATAAACACTTGGCCTACCATTGTTTGAAGATTGGAGATATCCTCTTTTAAAATGTTAAACCTATTTACCTGATATACTCTTCTTTATTCCAGCTATGATGAATGTATGGGACCTGGTGCGACACAGATATATGTCCCCACAGACGACCCTCCTCCGTATTCCCTCACGGACCCCTGCCAGCGGGGCCACCAGCAGGCCACCTACACCAGCCTGGAGATGGAGGAGCCGTCTGCTGGAGCTGGAGCCTCTTGGGTGTCCGCCAGCAGTGCCGCCGCCTCCCACTACCCAATCGGACTACACGAGCTCCGGCAGCAGCCAATATCCTCCATCTCCCTGTCAGCGTTCCCCCTGGAGGAGGCGCCCCCGTACGAGGTGGTGGTGAGCAGGCAGAACCAGCCCATCCCTCTGATGCCCATGGACCTGCTCAAACACCCCTCAGAAGACAGCCATAGTCCCCAGAGAGCCCGGGCTGTCGCACACAGGATCCTGTAGAGCTGACTGGGCTAGTCCTCTCCAATGCTCTTTGTgcagacagccacacacacacacacacacacacacacacacacacacacacacacacacacacacacacacacacacacacacacacacacctcccagtcTGAGTAGGACAGCCTAACTCTCTTCTGCTTCTTCCAGTGTCCCTTTGTGCATGACAGGCAGTATCAAAAGAGAATTACTTTCTGGACCGAAGCTGAAAGTTTGGGTTGAACCTGAACTCAGTCTGcgccttcctctccttcccctacCTCTTGGATAAGCTGTGTCCCCCGACTCTAAGATGTTACCCGCACCAATCCTCACTCTATCTCCCTTTACTACTGGGGCACTGCCATGAAATCACAGGGCTACTACTGGTAAACTGGGGCTGGAAGTATGGTATTTCTGTCCAGAAGGAATTCACTTCATACTGTACATTGGTCTTAGGTTAGGAGGCATTCAAACATTTAGGAAGCATTATCAAAGTCTGTTTTtagcacacaaaaaaacagtaGAGTTAACCTGGAGTGGTTTCACATAGATATTCTGTATGTACTGTTGGTTTTTGTTGTGTTGTAATGGAATTGCTCTTGATAGAAAACACCATAGAAAGAATGACTCATTTCACATTCCATCACATATCCATATGGTTTGATTAAAATGTTCTACAtgaaaataatatttgatttataTTTAGCTGACTTTAGGACTCCCACAGTCTGTAAAATGTCCAGTAATTTCAACTGCTAAATATACCCCAGTGTTatacactcttaggaaaaaaggtactatctagaacctaaaagggttctttggctgtccccataggagaacccaacacttttggttccatgtcgaaccctttccacagagggttccaaAATCCAAAAGGGGTCAACCTTGAACCAAGAAGGATTTGCCTATGGGGACAACCAAAGAaatcttttggaacccttttttctaagagtgttggtatttttttaataaattatttttgTGGTATATGGTTTTATATGGTTTCTGGATATAAACATGTTCATATGAGCTGGAAATACTGTCTATTCTCTATAATTAGGTTTCCCCTCTGGGGGCTGAGGTCCATTTAGATCCCAACTGTTCTGTTTCAGTCTCCAAACGTGCACTGCCACacattcctcttctctctctcactactcctCTTTTGTGAAGAGCTTTTTTGGGTGTTCACAAGCTAAATTACTATGAACTTGACCCATTCGCCAGCTAACATCAAAGTACAATATAGCTTGTAGcagagatacaatgctatttgACAATTGGTGGGAAGGAAAAATTATATTTGCACACAGTTTACTGTGATGAGGGATTTACTATACTTTAGTACTGACATCTTTGATATTATAATAAATAAACAATTCATTTTTTTTCCTAAATATTATTCAGCCTAAACACATTGTATTTTTCAATATGCTGGAATATTTTTAATGCTTCCAAATTATTATCCAGTATTTAGTTTTTGGTTGTGAGTATTCATTGTACAGATAAACTGTCTTCAGTTGAACTGTTTTTACATGTCTGTCATCCATATATAAATGGTATAAAAATGACTGTGCCTGCCAAGCACTAAGTCTAAGACTGTTAGACTGCGGCTAACATTGTAGCCACAATAACTTGCAACTGATTAACAAATCAAGAGCTTTCCTTTTCCTAATAGCTTGTTATTTTTCAAGGCTTGTGTTACTTTGCTAAGTTATTCAGATAAGTCTATGTTCATCATTGAAACCCCAGATAAAGCACTCTCAGCGGAAAATATGACATAGTGTCCTTATTTTGTGTATAAAACCGTATTTGTGGAGTCAATGACCCCCTGTCACCTTTGCATTTGGCCCCAGAACTTGGTATCTCTGTTCcagcccccctctctttctcataGTCTCCCTAATTTATCTTACCAAATCCCTTATTGTGAAGTGATATCCTCACTGATGAACCCTTAAagaatattttatatatgaattaGTCGCATGATTGCATTGCTGGCATTGTGGATAAAAGTTATAAAGAGATGAGTATTTATTTAGAATAGCTTTAACAATAATGTGTATAACTGTGGAAAGACTACTATTAAATAGTTGTTGTGAGATTCACCAGAATGTAGATGTACTACAACACAGATGCTTCGCACTAGACAGAATCGTCTAAAGATTAAAGATCAACGGGTTATTTTTCTTGCGTTACAGTCTTGTGCCAATCATCATCGAATGGATTTGACTTTGAAGAGAGTTTGTTAAATGGCTTTTAAAAACCAAATGCTGTTCTCGGCACTTGTTAATACATAGTCTATTTGTGGTCAGAATTGTCATGTCAAGCCCTATAAATAAAACAATGTTTGGGCTAAAAATGATGTGTTAATAACTTGACAATGAGCATTTATGCTTATTATTATGTAGCTACTGCAAATCTAGCGATGCTATACAATGATAATGATGGGCTTGTGTTTCATCAACTGAAATCTAAAAGTGCAATGCAGTGAATAGTGCAACGTGTTAGATTGTGTGCATCGTGACACACTCAGAGTCATCTAGAAATGCAACTTTACCTGCCTTTACAAGTCAGTAGAAATGCACTGTAACTGTGTTGGAAGACCTAGTCCAATACCTGTTGAGGTAAAACTGCAATGCGGTTCACTCTGGTCTTACATGCTGTTTTGTCTTTGTCGTTTACTTCATTTTGGTAGCCCAATAGGTACATGTCCAACATAAATGTGAAATTATGTGTAATACTGTACGTGTACACTTCCAATGTATAGTTTCCCTATAAGTCCCACTGTTGTGCACAACTGTCCTGTGTGACAAAGATTATTGTTTCCTATAATCACAGTCATCAACGTATATCCATGTTTTGTATTAGAGCTTTTATTAATTTCTTATATTGGGGAAAGTAAATAAATTTGACCTCTATGATTTGAGTCGGTGTGACTGTTCGTTCTGGGCATTGAAATCACCTTCCTGTTTTACATGAAGGTTACACCTAGGAGTAGTAGCTGTAATATAAATAGGAGGAGGAGCATTACTATTAATAAACATAGGGATGATAGAGGATGGAGCTGGGGAGGAGTGTTGGTATAGCATCCAAAAGTGCAGAAACAGTGTAGCGCAATTATCTACATTGGCAAAATGTTTCCCTAAACGTTTTTCCAAATCGAATCCTGCTATGTATAATGCATGGGAATATGTTGTGACATCCTGTCTGTTGACAGCCATTCATTCCCCTCTGATCTGCTCGGACTGTTGTGTTTGGGTggtgggctagctagctaatgtaaaTCAGACTGAGCAGATGGTCTGTGCCGTTGCTCTGCTCCTAATTACCCTCgttgcccagtgcaaggctcctattAGGGCGTGCCAGCAGAAAGCTAATTTCATCTAGTGCCACTGTACTCGAGATAATAAGTCCACAGCGTCCATTATGAGGTTTTGTGAATACTGCACTCACCCAGATCTTATTGACTTAGGAGGGGAATCATTTAAACTGTGTTTTCCTTCCTGGTGAGACTGACAAAGCAGCTCCGGTCTCTCTAGCGAGTTAAGAGATGAGAGAGGTTATCATTGGTCAGGCAGACATCATCTGTGATAGAACTGCATTGATGTGTTTTACAGCGATGCCTCCAAGGTATCCAATCATCTAAATGCCTGAACAATCACCATGCCATTGCAAAATAGTTTTAACATTATCACTATTCAACTGAAATATTCTCTAAATCAGGCTGTTCCGAGGTAGGGAGGAGATGCCTGTATGCATTCATAATTCAAGGGCTTATCATCATTCTTTATCTCATTGTTTTTGGTAGGACATGTAACATCTATCACCTGTAGAAGCACAGAAAAACAACCCGATTAGCATTACAGAGAAGAAATGATAAAGGCTTTTCAGCATCATCTCAGGTTTGTGGCATGACTAGAATATGATATATGTTTCTTTCCTGTAGCACCATCTGTTGGAAGACGCGTGTCTTCAGTCTTGAACGGATATGTTATATTTTATCCTCTAGATGTCAGTCGTACTATGCAGCACAAAGCCGATACTGAAGAAGAAACTTAATTGATTCATGGGCAAATCTAATGTCACCGTAACTGTAGCGAAACAGTCATGCTTCCGCATTTTGACAGTTTTTTACCTATTTGGCTAGCCTTTCAGATCAATAGTGTGCTGCCTCTCACTCTTGTCATACTTCCTTGTTCCTATGTTATTTCTAAATCCGATAAGAAGCGTGTAGCCTAACTAAACAGTCTTTTTCAACAGcaacaaaaaaacatgcagggtggTGACGGTGACCAAACGCCTGTAGCACGTAAAGAGGCTTTCGACGATTACCTAAATTACTATGATCAGATTTGGAGTAAGGGTAACCTAAAACTATGCCAAGAGAAACAGGTTACCGGGGAAGCTAGACGATTTTTGCTGTTAGAAACAGACCCCGGAGAAAGATTTTCTAATTTTGACTTCTACCTTACTGCATCCGAATGCGTAATACAAGGCTTTAAAGATTGTCGAACATTCTTCAGTGCGCTCATTAAAGCCACAGAGGTGTTGGAGATGTTCTGTGTAAATCTGTTTCTTTACCCATGGAAGAAGGAAATCAAGATTGTCAAGGTAAAGATATAAATAGTATGGTATTCATATTTCGACAACTAGGCTTATTTGTCTTGCGCATTGCAGCCAAGCAAATGGGGTACGGAGGAGATGTCTAGACTTAGGCTAGGCTAGCCTAATGCACATGTACAAATTATTATTATCAGAGTAAGAAGTAATTCGAGGGATAATATATGACTATGACTTTACATTGAAATGCCATCTCTAATCACAAGCCACATATTCAAAGGTGCAGCTGTCACATATCAGGAAGTGAAAGTAAACTGTATGAGGCTATATTATTTGCCAGGCTTGTGAAATTATGTGATAATTAACACTTATCTCCCACTCAGACTTTCACTGGCCCCTTTGTCTACTGCATCCAGCCGGTCCTGACAAAGAGTGCCACGAAAAGTATCCTTGAAACAATAGGATATCATCTGGAAACTGACACAGAGTACCGACTCACAAACAATGCAGACCCTGAAACAGCCATGAAAATGGGTTTTGAGCTTTTCCTGGCGCGAACAGAGTGTGAGTACCTGTTGGAGCTCATGGGTCAGCGGTCACAGCCTGAGTGTCTGGAGATTCTACAGAGGAGAGCTGCACAACTACCTCACACCAAGAGGGCTGCCGAGGAGACAGCAAAAGAGTCTGAAACAGAGCCCTTACAAATGCAGAAAGAAGAGGAGAATGAGGATAAGGGTCTATCAAATGGTTGTTCCCTGGTAGACCCAGGACTAGTGGAGACAGATGAGGGAGACTTAACCGAGGAGAACCCTGTCACCACTAGCACACCAGGCAGGCAACAGGATGATGGACAGATACCCCTCAACCTGGAGGTTCAGTCCATTGAGACGACACACTCTCCAGGAATCAGACCACCCAGGGCATTCTTGAACGATGACAGGTCTATCCTGGAGATTCAGCAGAATTACCCagaccttgccataaggcagaaGCCAATATTCAGTAAGCCACTGGGTGGACCTCCTGTATCGCGGAGGCGACTTATCAAAGAGAACACACCCGAGGAAGGTAGCAGTGCAGCCAATTTAGCTGGCAGTGATGTAAGTGGTCCCCAGTCCATCTCCATGCACACCACAGCAGCATCAAAACCCCATCTCACAGAAGCAGTCCCAAAATTCCAGCCTCCAGAAGATAAGGCCTACAAGACTACTGCCACGTTCCACGGACCAACTCCTCCACAGGTAGAAGTGACCAAAGAGGGTCAGGAGGACGATGATGCAGATGAGCTGACCAAGCTGGCTGAGAGGATTGGCCAACTGCATGTCCATGATTACAAGATGGAAGAGCACAAGGTGGAGGAGAACCTGAAATACCCTGTAGAAGAGACAGCACCACCACATGCCAGTTGCAATGACCATGATGGGTCCCCTCACCAGGATTCTGCAGGGGACCAGAGCCAGCCCCTAATGTGCCATCCCTCTCTGGTGCCG
This genomic stretch from Salmo salar chromosome ssa26, Ssal_v3.1, whole genome shotgun sequence harbors:
- the LOC106587286 gene encoding protein BEAN1 isoform X3, with the translated sequence MKILGVFLTCGPQRVSSNQSSAHEYPDCRDGGSEASLLVSPLVVAGIVIGLVLFLSCVTIIVGSLRKDSRLRNPHLRASYAPDGFSYGGSIGELRSTCIEEFPPAFDFDSYVETLSQVNVMYPDSPPHYDECMGPGATQIYVPTDDPPPYSLTDPCQRGHQQATYTSLEMEEPSAGAGASWVSASSAAASHYPIGLHELRQQPISSISLSAFPLEEAPPYEVVVSRQNQPIPLMPMDLLKHPSEDSHSPQRARAVAHRIL
- the LOC106587285 gene encoding uncharacterized protein — protein: MQGGDGDQTPVARKEAFDDYLNYYDQIWSKGNLKLCQEKQVTGEARRFLLLETDPGERFSNFDFYLTASECVIQGFKDCRTFFSALIKATEVLEMFCVNLFLYPWKKEIKIVKTFTGPFVYCIQPVLTKSATKSILETIGYHLETDTEYRLTNNADPETAMKMGFELFLARTECEYLLELMGQRSQPECLEILQRRAAQLPHTKRAAEETAKESETEPLQMQKEEENEDKGLSNGCSLVDPGLVETDEGDLTEENPVTTSTPGRQQDDGQIPLNLEVQSIETTHSPGIRPPRAFLNDDRSILEIQQNYPDLAIRQKPIFSKPLGGPPVSRRRLIKENTPEEGSSAANLAGSDVSGPQSISMHTTAASKPHLTEAVPKFQPPEDKAYKTTATFHGPTPPQVEVTKEGQEDDDADELTKLAERIGQLHVHDYKMEEHKVEENLKYPVEETAPPHASCNDHDGSPHQDSAGDQSQPLMCHPSLVPVCNIPGCSTCEVADGPHKHILSRDTIKEPPHSIYVPTSHLDPSVLDPTAADHQPSTGPQHQDMEGPIPQPTEDELLQTYVMVDEP